The bacterium nucleotide sequence GCGAAGGAGTCCGCCGCGGGCCGGGAAGACGCCGCCCGGAGATCGCCCGAAGAGGCCCCGACGGGGGAACGGGACCTCCTGCTGCGGACGCTCGAGGAGCACCGCTGGAACCGCGGGACCGCGGCGGCGGCCCTCGGGATCGACCGTTCCACCCTCTGGCGGAAGATGAAACGCCTCGGTATTACCTGAAGTTTTCCGCCGCTCGATCCGATACTGTAGTAAACAGTGTTTTGCGGAGCGGACGGATGCCTCGAAAACCCGTTGCATTATCGTTGGAAAATTCCTTCGACAGCTCGCGAAGAGCCCTGGCGCTGATCGATCTCGATTGCCGCTTCGTCTTGGTAAACCAGAGATTTGCGGAACTGCTCGGCCTCCCGCGGGAGAAAATCGTCGGCAGGATCTGCCACGAGCTCGTCCACAACACGCCGGTCTGCATCGATGGGTGTCTCTTCTCCGGAATGAGGGAGAACCGCTCGGGGGAAACGCTCGATTACGAGGACCCGGTGGCCGGGAAATGGTTCCGGATCGCCGTGGACCCGATCTTCGACGGGGACGGGGAGATCGCCGGAGCCCTCTACGCCGTGTCCGACATCACGTCTACGATACTGGCGGAGCGGGAAGCGGCCCGACAGGCCGTCCTCATGGAGATGATTCAACGGATCTCCTCCTCCGTAATCACGGAGGCCGGCTTCGAGGGGATCCCCGCAATGGCTGCCGAGGGCCTCTGTACATTCCTCGGGGCTCCGCGCTGCACGATCCTCTTCTTCGACGACCCGGTATTGGCCGTGGAGCATCGGGTGGCGGAGGAGGTCCTTCCCGCCACCGGCCTCTACACCCGATGCCGGTGTCCGCACGACACGTCGACCTCCTTTCGGAACGGGGAGAGCGTTTTCCTCGACGACATCCGCGAATGCCCCTCCTACGGCGAGAAGAGGGATGAGCTCGAGACCCTGCGGATCGGTTCCCTCCTCGGTGTCCCCCTCCGCTCCCCGGAAGGGCCGGTTGGTGCGATCTATCTCGATTTTCCCTCGGTCCATCACTGGACGCCCGGGGAGATCCATGCGGTGGAATTGGTCGCGCGGAATCTTTCGATCGTCCATCGCCATTCCCGCATCTACGAGGAAAACCGGGGGACCGCCGACCAGCTCTCTTCCCTTCTGCAAAACGTTCCCGGGGCCGTGTACCGCGGTCTGCGGAACTGGTCGCTCCAGTTCTTCGGCGCGGAGATCGAGCGGATGACGGGATACTCTCCCGAGGAGTTTCTCCGCGGGGAGAGGGATTGGCGAACCGTCGTTCACCCGGACGACCTGCCGGCCTTGAAGGAGCGGTTCCGGATGGCGGTCGCCGCGAAGGAGAAGGTGGTGCGGGTGACGTACCGGATCCGCCGCCGCGACGGACTCGTGCGTTGGGTGGAGGACCACCGTCAGAAGATCTACGACGCGGACGGCCGCTTCTCCCGCGTCGACGGCCTGCTGCTGGACGTCACCGAACAAAAAACCCTGGAAGATGCGGTCCTCCAGATACGGAACGACTGGGAAGACACGTTCGACAACATGATGGACGCGGTCACCGTTCACGACGCGGAGTTCAACATCGTTCGGGCCAACCGGGCGGCCCGGGAACTCCTCAAGTTGCCAATCCTGAATGGGACGCCGTTGAAGTGCTGCAAGTATTATCACGGCACGGAGCATCCGCCGGAGGATTGTCCCAGCTGCAATTGTCTTTCCACAAAGTTGCCTTACTCCTTCGAAGTATTCGAGCCGCACCTGGACATCCACATGGAACTCCGGGCGATCCCGAGGCTCGACCGCGACCGCCGGTTGGTGGGATTGATCCACGTGGTGCGGGACATCACCGAGCGCAAGCGTCGCGAGGAAGATCTCCGGAAGAGCGGAGACATGCTGCGGCAATCGCAGAAGATGGAAGCGGTGGGCCAGTTGGCCGGCGGGGTCGCCCACGATTTCAACAACCTCCTGACGGTGATCGGCGGCTATTCGGACCTGCTGGCCCAGAAGCTGCCTCCCGAATCGCCGTACCGCCGCGACGTGGAGGAGATCCGGAAGGCGGGGACCCGGGCGTCGTCCCTCACCCGGCAATTGCTCGCCTTCAGCCGGAAGCAGGTGATCGCACCCCGCGTGGCGGACCTGAACGAAGTGGTGGCGGGGATGGAAAAGATGCTGCGGCGGCTGATCGGGGAGGACATCGACCTGGTCACGGTCCTGCGGCCCGGCCTTTGGAACGTGCGGATCGACACCGGCCAGGTCGAACAGGTCCTGCTGAACCTCGCCGTGAACGCCCGCGACGCGATGCCCGGCGTCGGCAAACTCCTGGTCGAGACGGAGAACGGGAGCATCGGCGAGGGATTGACCGAACGGCTGGGCTTCGGAGTGCCCGGAGAATACGTCATCCTCTCGGTGCGGGACAACGGGAGCGGGATGGATGAGGAGACGCTTTCCCACATCTTCGAGCCGTTCTTCACCACGAAGGAGACGGGAAAGGGGACCGGACTGGGACTTGCGACGGTCTACGGCATCGTCAAGCAGAGCGACGGGTATATCACGGCGGAGAGCCGCCCCGGAGAGGGGGCGACCTTCCGGATCTTTCTTCCTCGATGCTATGCACGGTCGGAATCCGATCTTGTGGAGACGCACCCACGCCATATCGAGCGAGGGAGGGAGACCGTCCTCCTCGTGGAGGACGACGAAATGGTGCGAAATTACATGCTGTCGGCACTTTCGTCGGGCGGGTATTCCCTTCTCGAGGCGGCCAACGGGGAGGAGGCGGTCGCCCTTCTCCAGGGCAGCGACCGTCCGGTCGACCTGGTGATCACCGATGTCATCATGCCGAAGATGGGAGGAAAGGATCTGAGCGACTGGCTCCTGGCGAATCGCCCTGAGGTGAAGGTCATCTTCGTATCCGGATATGTGGACAACGACCTTCTCCGGGAACAGCGGTTCGAACGGGGCGAGACGTACCTCCAGAAGCCGTTCACGCCGGAAGCCTTGCTCCGGACGGTGCGAAAGGTCTTCGATCCGGCGGGAGAGGAAGCGCCGGCAGCGCGGATTCCTTCCTGACACATAATGTTGCGTCCGGAGAGGCGGAACGTGCGCCCCTCCGTGGAGCCTGTCATGCACGGCCCTTTCTTTATCTGTAAAATAATACCCCGTTCATCTATTTACATGATTATTCCCTCGGCTTTTCCAATTGGCATCCGAAATGCAGTTCCCTCTCGCAACGTACGATTCCCGGGAGAATCCAACCGGGGGGGAAGGGAGGGGATGCTACAATGAACGTTCAACGGTGGATCCGGGTGATCGCGGGGACCTTCGTGCTGGTGAGTCTCGGACTGGGGTGGTATGTCTCCCCATGGTTTTTGCTGTTCACGGCCTTCGTGGGTCTCAACCTGTTCCAGTCGGGGTGGACCAACTGGTGCCTGATGGAAAAAATCCTGATCAAACTGGGCGTGCCCGAGAAATAGGAGGATGTCGATGCCGCTCTACGAGTACCGGTGCGAAACGTGCGGCCAGAAGTACGAGTCGTACAAACGGCTGACCGAGGAGAAGAAGGACGAGGCGTGTCCCGCGTGCGGGGGCCGCGCGGTAAAGATGGGGATCTCCCTGTTCACCGCGCCGGGGACCTCGTCCAAGGGCGGTTCCTCCTGCGGCGGCGGCCCGCGCCGTTCGCCGTTCGGATGAGCGTGATCGACGGCCCGGCGGTCGCCGGGCGGACCTTGAGGCGTGACGATGTCGGGTGATTGGCTGCCGTTGATCCTTTTCGCCGCGGTTTTCGTCGTGTTTCTGCTTCGCGGAGGTTCTGGGGGCGGTTGAGGCCCCCGGTGCTGACCGCCGGCCGTGCGCCGGCGACAAGAGGAGAGGAAGCGATGCTCATCACGGTGCGTACGCGAAAATCGATCGGGGAGGTCCGGCAACGGTTCGAGGAGGCCGCGGCCGAAAACCGGTTCGCCGTCCTCGGGATCCACGACGTGGGGGAACGCCTTCGCGCCAAAGGGTTGACGTTCGACCGGAAGTTTTACGTATACGAGGTGTGCAACCCCGTGGCGGCGAAAAAGGTTCTCGACACGAACGTTCGGATCGGAACGGCACTTCCGTGCCGGGTCACGATCTATACGGATGGGGGAGAAGTCGTCCTCGAGACGTTGAAGCCGACCGCGATGGTGTCCATGTTCGGCGAGCCGACCCTCGAGGGTACCGCCCGGGAAATCGAGACGGCCATCGAATCGATCATGAAGGAAGCCGCGAAGTAGTCGCGTCGGTTCGCCGGAGCCCGCTTCGCGCGCTTGACCCCGCCGGGGTTCCCCCGTACCATCCGGGGCATGCCGATCCTCCTCCGCCGCGTGTTCCCCGTTGCCCTGTTTTCCTCGATCCTGATGATGTCGTGTGCCCCGCGGGAAGGGACATTCCGGCACGAAGGCCACGTGGTCATCGTGAAAGGCGCATGCTCCCCCTGCCATGGCGGGGACCCCGCAAATCCCAGGCCGGCGTCGACCGGGGATTGCGCCGCCTGTCATCCCCAGGCCGCCGATCCCTCGAATGCGGGGAGGTACGGCCTCACCGATCGGCCCCGGACGAGACGGCCGATAACGTACAAGGATATCGTCTTCTCCCACGCATCGCATGCCGCTTCCGGGATTTCGTGCGCCGCCTGCCACGGAGGAAAGGAGGGGCCGGGGTTCCCCTCCATGCCCGGGTGTGCTGCCTGTCACGAAAAGGAGGGAGCCCCCACGTCGTGCCTTGCCTGCCACAAGAAATTGCCCGCGGACGTTCCCGCATCGAGGCGTCCCGTCCGTTAATCCGGTTCCCCGGAGACCTCGGCCCCCCCGTTTTTTTCCGCTGACAATTCCGGAAACTTGTGTAAACTGCAAGGGTTCAGGAACCATATTCTTCCATCTTTGTGCAGGAATCACGGTTCCCGGAGGAATCGATGCCGACGTCGCTTAATGTGACGCCACACCGTGTCCTCCCCTTTATTCTGACGATTCCCCTGCTTCTTCTGCTCGTCGCGTCTCCCCCCGTGCCGATCGCCACGGGACTCGTTCCGATTTCCGTTCAATCCGTTCCGCGAGGTTTCCACAGGGCTCCCGTACCGGCGCCGTGGGAGGACGACGTCTTCACGGACGGAATTCCCCCCGACTATTCCGGGAACAACTTTCCGAGACGAAAAGCCCGTCCTGGCCGGACGGTTCCCCGGGACGAAGGGATGGGCGGGAGCATTCCGCTTCGATCGGCGACTTCGGTTCCCCATCTGGTTCTCATCAAAACGCTCCTCAATGCCTTTCTGATCGGCCTTCCTCCGCCGGCCGTTGCCCCGGGGGGGTAAAAACAGGAGGCATGGGAAACGAGACGCGAACCCTACGGACAAATGGAGGATTGAGGATGAAACAGCTGCGTCTGGTAATGGCGTTCCTGATGATCGCGATGCTGGCGGCGGTTCCCGTGATGGCCGAGGAGCAGAAGGCGGAAAGCGCCCCGGCGGAAGCACCCGCGGCGGCCCCGGCGGCGGAAGCCCCCAAGGCGGAGGCGGCCCCCGCCGCTCCGGCGGAAGCACCCGCGGCGGCCCCGGCGGAAGCTCCTGCCCCGGCGAAGTAACGCAACTTCCCCGATCGAAAACGGGGGTGAGGAGCGATGCTCCCCACCCCCGCTTCGTAGGTATCCCGCTATCGGACGATGTTGAGGTTCGGCTTGATCAATTCCAGGAATTCCATACGCGTCGATTCCCGGGTGCGGAAGACCCCGAGCATCGCCGAAGTTACCGCCTTGGCGTTCTGCTTCTCCACGCCGCGCATCATCATGCACAGGTGGAACGCCTCGACGACCACCGCCACCCCGTGCGGCTGGAGGGTGTCCATGAGGGCGGTCGCGATCTCCTGCGTAAGCCGCTCCTGGACCTGCAGCCGGCGGGCGTAGAGCTCGACGACGCGGGCGATCTTTGACAGCCCGACAATGTGCTTGCGCGGCATGTACGCCACGTGGCACTTCCCGAAGAACGGCAGCATGTGGTGCTCGCACATCGAGAAGATGTCGATGTCCTTGACGGTCACCATCTCGTCGTACTGCTCGTGGAAGATGGCGCTCCGCAGCACCTCGCGCGGGTCCTGCTGGTACCCTTTCGTCAGGAACGAGATCGATTTCTCGAACCGCTCCGGGGTTTTCTTGAGCCCCTCCCGGTCGGGGTCCTCCCCGATCTTGATCAGTAGGTCTCGGATGATATCCTGCATGGCGGATTCATCCTCTCACATTTCGGGTGCGCTGGAAAACCCGCTTCCTCTCCCGCATTCCGTCCGGCGTTGTTGTAACGGTGTTTTAAGAGTAAAGTTTTGCCAGGCTCTTTCCGATAATGATAAGGAATACTCATGAACGAAGAAGGAACACGCTTGAAACGTCTTGGAAATAAATCCTTTTCCGATCCCACGAAACGAAAACGAACAGGAGGACGGCGATGAGACGCGGGTTTCTGGTCCTGATCCTTATCCTTGTGGCGGCGACCGCGACGGCGGCGGAGATCGTGCGGACGCCCGTCTGGATGACGATCCACGGGAGCGCGACCTGCAACGGGGCGCCGCTCTTCAAGGGGGACGAGGTCCGTGCCTACACGGCGGACGGACTCCTCGTCGGCCGGTTCACCATTGCCGCCGACACGTCGGAGAAGTACGGTTTCATGCCGATCTACGGCGACGATCCCCAATCCGCGGCGAAGGACGGCGCGATCGCCGGAGACCTCCTCCGGGTCGTCCTCTTCCGGGTTTCCGAAGGGACGGAACGCCCCGCCCTGCATATGACCGTCGATCCGCTCGTCTGGAAATCCGCGGCGAAGTCCCTGCGCATAGATGTGATGTTCTAACCCATAGGGAGAAGAGGGGACACTCGATGAGAAAGCGCTTTTTTCGGGGAGTGGCGGCGACGATCGTCCTGATCTTCGCGCAGGCGGCCGCGGCCGATCCTCCGTCCGATCCGTCGACATGGGAATCCGCCGTCGTCACCACGGGGAAGGTCATGTTCGTGAGCGGCGACCTGAAGATCAACGACTTCTCCGCCGCGCTCGACAACGGACTCGTCGGGGTGTTCGTCCCGAGCATCGCGACCCGTCCCGTGGGGGTCTACCGCTTCGGGGCCGGGACCGGCGGATACAGCTTTCTGGCGGTCTATGGATCGACCGGCGGGTTGGTGAACGGCGCCCTTCCGAACGAGCCCCTTTCCTTCTGGTTCCAGGACAACACATCCGGCCTGGCGACCCTCGCCCTTACGCCGAACGGGACCGTGACGTACCAGGGGGCGGAGCCGTCTTATACGTATCCCTCGGCCGTCCCCTTGCGGGTCTACTATCCGCCGACGATCACCGCCTTCGACAACAGCGGGGTGGTGGGAGCCCGCGTGGCGATCGCGGGGGCCAACTTCTGCGCGGTTTCCGCGAACGACAACGTGACCTTCACCGGCGGCGTCCGGGCGACCGTGGACAACGTGGTCGACGGGATGAACCTGGTGGTGACCGTCCCCGCGGGGGCCCAGAGCGGTCCGATCCGGATCACGACCCCGGGCGGGACCTTCCTCACGTCCGGCTCCTTCACGGTTCCCCCGAGGATCACCGGGTTTTCGCCGGGAAGCGGCGGCATGGACACGACGGTGACGATCGGCGGGTACAACTTCGGATCGACGCCGACGGTCGCCTTCGCCGGTGCTCCCGCATCCGTCGTTTCCGCGTCGGACAACGAGGTGGTCGCGACCGTCCCCGCCGAGGCGATCACCGGGACGATCACGGTCACGACCTCCGCCGGAACCGCGACATCGACGGATACCTTCTCCGTCCCGCCGAGCGTCGTCGGCTTCAACCCGACCAGCGGCCGTGTGGGAGACAACGTCACGATCACGGGGTACAACTTCGACGACAGTTCCGCCTCGGCGACTTCCGTTTCCTTCAACGGCGTGCCGGCGGACATCGTTTCGGGAACCCTCACCCGCACCTCCCTCGTGGCCGCTGTTCCTGCAGGCGCGGACAACGGAGCGATCACGGTGACCACCGCCGGCGGGCAGGCGACCTCGACATGGAGCTTCACGGTCGTGGTCCTCCCCCCGAACCATTTCCCCGACCCGGTGCCGAGCGGATTCGTGACGACCGTCGGCGGGACGATCGGGAAGAACGGCGTCCCCGCCTCGATGGGGGACGAAGTCGCGGCCTACTCCGTCCACCGGAAGCCCGGCAGCACGACGAAGTTCGAGAAGACGCTCATCGGCCGCGCCATGCTGACGACGGCCGGCGGCGTCCTCTCCGGGATGGAGGTCTACGGGGACGACACCGCGACGACGGGCGCGGTCGAGGGGGCGGGCCAGGGGGAGGAGATCTGCTTCGTCCTCTGGAGCGACTCCGAGCAGAAGGCGTACTACGCGTACAGGAAC carries:
- a CDS encoding PAS domain S-box protein, whose product is MPRKPVALSLENSFDSSRRALALIDLDCRFVLVNQRFAELLGLPREKIVGRICHELVHNTPVCIDGCLFSGMRENRSGETLDYEDPVAGKWFRIAVDPIFDGDGEIAGALYAVSDITSTILAEREAARQAVLMEMIQRISSSVITEAGFEGIPAMAAEGLCTFLGAPRCTILFFDDPVLAVEHRVAEEVLPATGLYTRCRCPHDTSTSFRNGESVFLDDIRECPSYGEKRDELETLRIGSLLGVPLRSPEGPVGAIYLDFPSVHHWTPGEIHAVELVARNLSIVHRHSRIYEENRGTADQLSSLLQNVPGAVYRGLRNWSLQFFGAEIERMTGYSPEEFLRGERDWRTVVHPDDLPALKERFRMAVAAKEKVVRVTYRIRRRDGLVRWVEDHRQKIYDADGRFSRVDGLLLDVTEQKTLEDAVLQIRNDWEDTFDNMMDAVTVHDAEFNIVRANRAARELLKLPILNGTPLKCCKYYHGTEHPPEDCPSCNCLSTKLPYSFEVFEPHLDIHMELRAIPRLDRDRRLVGLIHVVRDITERKRREEDLRKSGDMLRQSQKMEAVGQLAGGVAHDFNNLLTVIGGYSDLLAQKLPPESPYRRDVEEIRKAGTRASSLTRQLLAFSRKQVIAPRVADLNEVVAGMEKMLRRLIGEDIDLVTVLRPGLWNVRIDTGQVEQVLLNLAVNARDAMPGVGKLLVETENGSIGEGLTERLGFGVPGEYVILSVRDNGSGMDEETLSHIFEPFFTTKETGKGTGLGLATVYGIVKQSDGYITAESRPGEGATFRIFLPRCYARSESDLVETHPRHIERGRETVLLVEDDEMVRNYMLSALSSGGYSLLEAANGEEAVALLQGSDRPVDLVITDVIMPKMGGKDLSDWLLANRPEVKVIFVSGYVDNDLLREQRFERGETYLQKPFTPEALLRTVRKVFDPAGEEAPAARIPS
- a CDS encoding DUF2892 domain-containing protein, producing the protein MNVQRWIRVIAGTFVLVSLGLGWYVSPWFLLFTAFVGLNLFQSGWTNWCLMEKILIKLGVPEK
- a CDS encoding zinc ribbon domain-containing protein gives rise to the protein MPLYEYRCETCGQKYESYKRLTEEKKDEACPACGGRAVKMGISLFTAPGTSSKGGSSCGGGPRRSPFG
- a CDS encoding DUF302 domain-containing protein; the encoded protein is MLITVRTRKSIGEVRQRFEEAAAENRFAVLGIHDVGERLRAKGLTFDRKFYVYEVCNPVAAKKVLDTNVRIGTALPCRVTIYTDGGEVVLETLKPTAMVSMFGEPTLEGTAREIETAIESIMKEAAK
- a CDS encoding cytochrome c3 family protein; translated protein: MPILLRRVFPVALFSSILMMSCAPREGTFRHEGHVVIVKGACSPCHGGDPANPRPASTGDCAACHPQAADPSNAGRYGLTDRPRTRRPITYKDIVFSHASHAASGISCAACHGGKEGPGFPSMPGCAACHEKEGAPTSCLACHKKLPADVPASRRPVR
- the folE gene encoding GTP cyclohydrolase I FolE, which gives rise to MQDIIRDLLIKIGEDPDREGLKKTPERFEKSISFLTKGYQQDPREVLRSAIFHEQYDEMVTVKDIDIFSMCEHHMLPFFGKCHVAYMPRKHIVGLSKIARVVELYARRLQVQERLTQEIATALMDTLQPHGVAVVVEAFHLCMMMRGVEKQNAKAVTSAMLGVFRTRESTRMEFLELIKPNLNIVR
- a CDS encoding IPT/TIG domain-containing protein; the encoded protein is MRKRFFRGVAATIVLIFAQAAAADPPSDPSTWESAVVTTGKVMFVSGDLKINDFSAALDNGLVGVFVPSIATRPVGVYRFGAGTGGYSFLAVYGSTGGLVNGALPNEPLSFWFQDNTSGLATLALTPNGTVTYQGAEPSYTYPSAVPLRVYYPPTITAFDNSGVVGARVAIAGANFCAVSANDNVTFTGGVRATVDNVVDGMNLVVTVPAGAQSGPIRITTPGGTFLTSGSFTVPPRITGFSPGSGGMDTTVTIGGYNFGSTPTVAFAGAPASVVSASDNEVVATVPAEAITGTITVTTSAGTATSTDTFSVPPSVVGFNPTSGRVGDNVTITGYNFDDSSASATSVSFNGVPADIVSGTLTRTSLVAAVPAGADNGAITVTTAGGQATSTWSFTVVVLPPNHFPDPVPSGFVTTVGGTIGKNGVPASMGDEVAAYSVHRKPGSTTKFEKTLIGRAMLTTAGGVLSGMEVYGDDTATTGAVEGAGQGEEICFVLWSDSEQKAYYAYRNGTTGDPVSVTWDNAAGSATVDLDFIPGNRYPLRNGAWNLFSHGVLTGYYRGSIPTAKPQMSGISWDNVGSLPSSMANAFPFKSLGSKLDRVVGNDGRGNTLYLSGIGGTMTYFAPGYGYWVKMKTTADNQVLSWMTVPGALSSGTETMTFGTDNAAWILSGYWGNEVTYNLSGYDASGELLPVSASDNVVVSPMGQVWTAISGSYDRVVTSDGTGNHLYLVGLPSQVKYLGPGYGYWIKMKNPADLTYPAGTR